Proteins co-encoded in one Crassostrea angulata isolate pt1a10 unplaced genomic scaffold, ASM2561291v2 HiC_scaffold_207, whole genome shotgun sequence genomic window:
- the LOC128169768 gene encoding zinc finger CCCH domain-containing protein 13-like produces the protein MSTVKEMLELLEVGTKMGMKDEDLQQFVKDEQARMRDEREKHRVERQEERDRDFKLQMEEKDRDFKLQMEKERAAREHDEREHARLIEEKRHQQKLEELELDHKLQLKRISHESECCD, from the coding sequence ATGTCTACTGTCAAGGAGATGCTGGAGCTACTTGAAGTGGGGACCAAGATGGGGATGAAGGATGAAGACCTTCAACAATTCGTGAAGGACGAACAGGCCAGAATGCGGGACGAACGTGAGAAACATAGAGTCGAGAGACAGGAGGAGAGAGACCGCGACTTCAAACTACAGATGGAGGAGAAAGACCGCGACTTCAAACTACAGATGGAGAAAGAGCGCGCCGCAAGAGAACATGATGAGCGAGAGCACGCCCGATTGATAGAAGAAAAGAGACATCAGCAAAAACTAGAAGAACTGGAACTTGATCACAAACTGCAACTCAAAAGAATCTCACATGAATCCGAGTGTTGTGACTAA